From the Azospirillum formosense genome, one window contains:
- a CDS encoding NAD(P)H-hydrate dehydratase, producing MSDFSMNDSIPVTRDLLRSMPLPHPGDGADKDGRGRVLVIGGSVEVPGAVLLAGTAALRAGAGKLQMATCRSVAPHLGLAVPEALVLGLHETAEGGIAPDCVGMLGERAARCTAVLIGPGMMDKRAVADLTNALITGLDGEGGPVLVIDAEALMGLDNANDALCRRNGRTIITPHAGEMAGLSGVSREEVEADPPAAARRVADLHKVIVVLKGACTHIATPDGRMWTYDGGNVGLATSGSGDTLAGVIAGLAARGADPAQAAIWGVHLHGEAGNRLARRGPLGFLARELLAQVPEIMAELSA from the coding sequence ATGAGCGATTTTTCGATGAACGACTCGATCCCGGTCACCCGCGACCTGCTGCGGTCCATGCCGCTGCCCCATCCCGGCGACGGCGCCGACAAGGACGGGCGGGGGCGGGTTCTGGTCATCGGCGGCAGCGTCGAGGTGCCGGGCGCCGTGCTGCTGGCCGGAACGGCGGCGCTGCGCGCCGGGGCGGGCAAGCTCCAGATGGCGACCTGCCGCAGCGTGGCCCCGCATCTCGGGCTCGCCGTGCCGGAAGCGCTAGTGCTCGGCCTGCACGAGACGGCCGAGGGCGGCATCGCCCCCGATTGCGTGGGCATGCTGGGCGAGCGGGCGGCACGCTGCACCGCGGTGCTGATCGGTCCCGGCATGATGGACAAGCGCGCGGTCGCCGACCTGACCAATGCGCTGATCACCGGGCTGGACGGGGAGGGCGGCCCGGTTCTGGTCATCGACGCGGAGGCGTTGATGGGGCTGGACAATGCCAACGACGCGCTGTGCCGCCGCAACGGGCGGACGATCATCACGCCGCACGCCGGCGAAATGGCCGGGCTCTCTGGTGTCAGCCGGGAGGAGGTGGAGGCCGACCCGCCCGCCGCCGCCCGCCGCGTCGCGGATCTTCACAAGGTGATCGTCGTGCTGAAGGGGGCCTGCACCCACATCGCCACGCCGGACGGGAGGATGTGGACCTATGACGGCGGCAACGTCGGCCTTGCCACCTCGGGGTCGGGCGACACGCTGGCCGGCGTCATCGCCGGGCTGGCCGCAAGGGGCGCCGACCCGGCCCAGGCCGCCATCTGGGGTGTCCATCTGCATGGCGAGGCGGGCAACCGCCTGGCCCGCCGCGGCCCGCTGGGCTTCCTGGCCCGCGAACTGCTGGCCCAGGTGCCGGAGATCATGGCCGAGCTGTCGGCCTAA
- a CDS encoding diguanylate cyclase, whose product MASTTTQMTLADLPRLDGLWAPIWLHDGGRMVWGNRAALELWNAASLTDFQTRDFGSRPEGAPRAEGETATGRWTFYPKGRPVTAWVRRSGMALPDGRLGILHEAQLTAPLADPDHGATDTEALDRERAMLQSLIDSMPDIVFFKDVNGTYLKVNRAMLDYAGRPPLGLTDHRLFDAETAVRRRRTDQIAMQKGFSRSEEWFVHPDGRRVLMETAKAVCLDRSGKMLGVVGIARDITERRQTEKQLLRQHALLQGIIDTIPDAVFFKDRDGVLRKANRAFASWTGRPLEQLIGLDSHEIWPPEKADGIRRSDALVYAEDEPRRSEESIPLPDGGAIWVEVLKAPIRDAGNELLGLVGVGRDITLRKAAEEDLRRSEAEKDHLANHDALTGLPNRRLLFDRLDVALARSRRSGRMLALLFIDLDGFKAVNDRMGHDCGDEVLRIAAARIAACLRRSDTVARVGGDEFTIILEDVTFADDAGGVAAKIVEAVALPIPVQGWTAAIGASVGIALFPADGTDARSLLVAADGAMYRAKQAGRGTHVFYRDVPRRNPD is encoded by the coding sequence ATGGCTTCCACGACGACCCAAATGACGCTTGCCGATCTCCCCCGGCTCGACGGGCTGTGGGCGCCCATCTGGCTGCATGATGGCGGCCGGATGGTCTGGGGCAACCGCGCCGCGTTGGAGCTGTGGAACGCCGCGTCGCTCACCGACTTCCAGACGCGCGACTTCGGCAGCCGGCCGGAGGGGGCGCCGCGAGCCGAAGGGGAAACGGCGACGGGCCGCTGGACCTTCTACCCCAAGGGGCGTCCGGTGACCGCCTGGGTGCGCCGCAGCGGCATGGCGCTGCCGGACGGGCGCCTGGGCATCCTTCACGAGGCGCAACTCACCGCTCCCCTGGCCGATCCGGACCACGGCGCCACCGACACCGAGGCGCTCGACCGCGAGCGCGCCATGCTGCAAAGCCTGATCGACTCGATGCCGGACATCGTCTTCTTCAAGGACGTGAACGGCACCTACCTCAAGGTCAACCGGGCGATGCTCGATTATGCGGGGCGCCCGCCGCTGGGGCTGACCGACCACCGGCTGTTCGACGCCGAGACGGCGGTGCGGCGGCGGCGGACCGACCAGATCGCCATGCAGAAGGGCTTCTCCCGCAGCGAGGAGTGGTTCGTCCACCCGGACGGGCGCCGCGTGCTGATGGAGACCGCCAAGGCCGTCTGCCTCGACCGCAGCGGCAAGATGCTGGGCGTCGTCGGGATCGCCCGCGACATCACCGAGCGGCGGCAGACGGAGAAGCAGCTTCTGCGGCAGCACGCCCTCTTGCAGGGGATCATCGACACCATCCCCGACGCCGTCTTCTTCAAGGACCGGGACGGGGTTCTGCGCAAGGCCAACCGCGCCTTCGCCTCCTGGACCGGGCGTCCCCTGGAGCAGCTCATCGGGCTGGACAGCCACGAGATCTGGCCCCCCGAGAAGGCCGACGGCATCCGCAGGAGCGACGCCCTGGTCTATGCGGAGGACGAGCCGCGCCGCAGCGAGGAGAGCATCCCGCTGCCCGATGGCGGGGCGATCTGGGTCGAGGTCCTGAAGGCGCCGATTCGCGACGCCGGCAACGAGCTTCTCGGGCTGGTCGGCGTCGGGCGGGACATCACGCTGCGCAAGGCGGCCGAGGAGGATCTGCGGCGGAGCGAGGCGGAGAAGGACCATCTCGCCAACCACGACGCCCTGACCGGCCTGCCCAACCGCCGGCTTCTCTTCGACCGTCTGGACGTGGCGCTGGCCCGGTCGCGGCGGTCCGGTCGCATGCTGGCCCTGCTGTTCATCGACCTCGACGGCTTCAAGGCGGTCAACGACCGGATGGGCCATGATTGCGGCGACGAGGTGCTGCGCATCGCCGCGGCGCGGATCGCCGCCTGCCTGCGCCGCAGCGACACGGTGGCCCGCGTCGGCGGCGACGAGTTCACCATCATCCTGGAGGATGTGACCTTCGCCGACGACGCCGGGGGGGTGGCCGCCAAGATCGTCGAGGCGGTGGCGTTGCCCATCCCGGTGCAGGGCTGGACCGCCGCCATCGGCGCCAGCGTCGGCATCGCCCTGTTCCCCGCCGACGGGACGGACGCCCGCAGCCTGCTGGTGGCGGCGGACGGCGCGATGTACCGCGCCAAGCAGGCGGGCCGCGGCACCCATGTCTTCTACAGGGACGTTCCCCGCCGGAATCCGGACTGA
- a CDS encoding BCCT family transporter produces the protein MNGINKTVSFTAGGLILLFVLLASVFTEPFGERISALQSAIVGNFGWFYILSVAGFLLFAFWLFFSPYGSIKLGKDDDEPEFSYLTWFAMLFSAGMGIGLLFYGVAEPVLHFANPRTGEAGTPDAAREAMNLAFLHWGLHAWGIYITVGLSLGYFAYRHDLPLTIRSALYPLLGDRLRGWPGHLVDIVAIVGTLFGIATSLGLGVMQINAGLDYLGLVGVGTVQQMVLIAVITAVATVSAVSGVGKGIRRLSELNMLAGLLLLLFVFLLGPSVFLLSTLVESIGRYLWTLPYTSFRTLPYTGAEWQASWTMFYWGWWISWAPFVGMFIARVSRGRTIREFIGGVLFAPVALTFVWFTVFGETAIHIDMFEGGGMAAAVQESVPTALFVMLDRLPLSVITSAIATLMVITFFVTSADSGALVIDIIGSGGNQDPPIATRIFWAVLSGVVAAVLLLVGGLQALQTAAVTTALPFAVVMVFMCVGLVTSLRAERRAGPDRRVARVPTASEGGTPVQPVGDGDWRQQLAAVVGRKAAIAAAAPPGAASARREVARFIADTVEPAFRDIAAELERLGRRAVIEVGPFNAGLAVLRDGEEEFSYDIRARAYHPLTFAFPDLKEADERWQMRVEVILRGGLHKQLLPALAGREAIVRDFVQEYGKWRGW, from the coding sequence ATGAACGGCATCAACAAAACCGTCTCCTTCACCGCAGGGGGGCTGATTCTCCTGTTCGTCCTTCTCGCCAGCGTCTTCACCGAACCTTTCGGCGAGCGCATTTCAGCCCTTCAGTCGGCCATCGTCGGCAACTTCGGCTGGTTCTACATTCTGTCCGTCGCTGGTTTCCTCTTGTTCGCTTTTTGGTTGTTCTTCAGCCCCTACGGTTCGATCAAGCTCGGCAAGGACGACGACGAGCCGGAGTTCAGCTACCTGACCTGGTTCGCCATGCTGTTCAGCGCCGGCATGGGCATCGGCCTGCTGTTCTACGGCGTGGCGGAGCCGGTGCTGCACTTCGCCAACCCGCGGACCGGCGAGGCGGGAACCCCCGACGCGGCGCGGGAGGCGATGAATCTGGCCTTCCTGCATTGGGGGCTGCACGCCTGGGGCATCTACATCACGGTCGGCCTGTCGCTGGGCTATTTCGCCTACCGGCACGACCTGCCCCTGACCATCCGGTCGGCGCTCTATCCGCTGCTGGGCGACCGGCTGCGCGGCTGGCCCGGCCATCTGGTGGACATCGTGGCGATCGTCGGCACGCTGTTCGGCATCGCCACCTCGCTGGGGCTGGGGGTCATGCAGATCAACGCCGGGCTCGATTACCTCGGGCTGGTCGGCGTGGGCACGGTGCAGCAGATGGTGCTGATCGCCGTCATCACCGCGGTGGCCACCGTCTCGGCGGTCAGCGGCGTCGGGAAGGGCATCCGCCGGCTCAGCGAGCTGAACATGCTGGCGGGGCTTCTGCTCCTGCTGTTCGTCTTCCTGCTCGGCCCCTCGGTGTTCCTGCTGTCCACGCTGGTGGAGAGCATCGGGCGCTATCTGTGGACGCTGCCCTACACCAGCTTCCGCACGCTGCCCTACACCGGGGCGGAGTGGCAGGCGAGCTGGACGATGTTCTACTGGGGCTGGTGGATCTCCTGGGCGCCCTTCGTCGGCATGTTCATCGCGCGGGTGTCGCGCGGGCGCACGATCCGCGAGTTCATCGGCGGCGTGCTGTTCGCGCCGGTGGCCCTGACCTTCGTCTGGTTCACCGTGTTCGGCGAGACGGCGATCCACATCGACATGTTTGAAGGCGGCGGCATGGCGGCGGCGGTCCAGGAGAGCGTGCCGACAGCCCTGTTCGTCATGCTGGACCGCCTGCCGCTCAGCGTGATCACCTCGGCCATCGCCACGCTGATGGTCATCACCTTCTTCGTCACCTCAGCCGATTCCGGCGCCCTGGTGATCGACATCATCGGGTCCGGCGGCAACCAGGACCCGCCCATCGCCACGCGCATCTTCTGGGCGGTGCTGTCCGGCGTGGTGGCGGCGGTTCTGCTCCTGGTCGGCGGGCTGCAGGCGCTCCAGACGGCGGCGGTGACGACGGCGCTGCCCTTCGCGGTGGTCATGGTGTTCATGTGCGTCGGGCTGGTGACCAGTCTGCGGGCGGAGCGCCGGGCGGGACCGGACCGGCGGGTGGCGCGCGTGCCCACCGCGTCGGAGGGCGGCACCCCGGTGCAGCCGGTGGGCGACGGCGACTGGCGCCAGCAGCTGGCCGCCGTGGTCGGGCGCAAGGCGGCCATCGCGGCGGCGGCCCCGCCCGGCGCCGCCAGCGCGCGGCGCGAGGTTGCCCGCTTCATCGCCGACACGGTCGAACCGGCCTTCCGCGACATCGCGGCGGAGCTGGAACGGCTGGGTCGCCGGGCGGTCATCGAGGTCGGCCCCTTCAACGCCGGTCTGGCCGTGCTGCGCGACGGGGAGGAGGAGTTCAGCTACGACATCCGCGCGCGGGCCTACCATCCGTTGACTTTCGCCTTTCCCGACCTGAAGGAGGCTGACGAGCGGTGGCAGATGCGCGTGGAGGTGATCCTGCGCGGCGGTCTGCACAAACAATTGTTGCCGGCGCTCGCCGGGCGGGAAGCAATCGTCCGCGACTTCGTCCAGGAGTATGGAAAGTGGAGGGGGTGGTGA
- the cyoA gene encoding ubiquinol oxidase subunit II, with the protein MTRFRALALLPLMAVLSGCNLVVMSPSGDVASQQANLITISTLLMLLIIIPVMVLTVLFAWRYRQSNSTAQYDPDWDHSTQLELVIWAAPLLIIICLGALTWMATHLLDPYRPLDRIAAGRPVPADTKMLDVNVVALDWKWLFIYPEYGIATVNEVAAPVDRPIRFNITSSTVMNSFYIPALAGQIYAMAGMETKLHAVINEPGSYKGFSANYSGAGFSHMRFTFHGLAADGFDKWVADIKAGGGKLDRDGYLQLERPSENEPVRRYGAVDSGLFKAIVGMCVEPGKMCMHDMMAIDAKGGLGLAGIDNVMPLMHDKMSRRGTAVLGPAPVYVAGICSTEELTGRAVESSLGVLNAPADESPISGAGLPRSSITPISAPAPAFGPRLTANP; encoded by the coding sequence TTGACCCGTTTCCGCGCCTTGGCCCTCCTGCCGCTGATGGCGGTTTTGAGTGGCTGCAACCTTGTGGTGATGAGCCCGTCCGGCGATGTGGCGAGCCAACAGGCCAACCTCATCACCATTTCCACCCTCCTGATGCTTCTCATCATCATTCCGGTGATGGTGCTGACGGTGCTGTTCGCGTGGCGCTACCGCCAGTCGAATAGCACGGCCCAGTACGACCCGGATTGGGACCATTCGACGCAGCTCGAGCTGGTGATCTGGGCGGCCCCGCTGCTCATCATCATCTGCCTGGGCGCCCTCACCTGGATGGCGACCCACCTGCTCGATCCCTACCGCCCGCTCGACCGCATCGCCGCGGGGCGCCCGGTTCCGGCCGACACCAAGATGCTCGACGTCAACGTCGTGGCGCTCGACTGGAAGTGGCTGTTCATCTACCCGGAGTACGGCATCGCCACGGTGAACGAGGTGGCCGCCCCGGTGGATCGGCCGATCCGCTTCAACATCACCTCCTCGACTGTGATGAACTCCTTCTACATCCCGGCGCTGGCCGGGCAGATCTACGCCATGGCCGGCATGGAGACGAAGCTGCACGCCGTCATCAACGAGCCGGGCAGCTACAAGGGCTTCTCCGCCAACTACAGCGGCGCCGGCTTCTCGCACATGCGCTTCACCTTCCACGGTCTGGCCGCCGACGGCTTCGACAAGTGGGTGGCGGACATCAAGGCGGGCGGCGGCAAGCTCGACCGCGACGGCTATCTCCAGCTTGAGCGTCCCAGCGAGAACGAGCCGGTGCGTCGCTACGGCGCCGTCGACTCGGGCCTGTTCAAGGCCATCGTCGGGATGTGCGTCGAGCCGGGCAAGATGTGCATGCACGACATGATGGCCATCGACGCCAAGGGCGGCCTCGGGCTGGCCGGCATCGACAACGTGATGCCGCTGATGCACGACAAGATGTCCCGCCGCGGCACCGCCGTTCTCGGCCCGGCGCCGGTCTATGTGGCGGGCATCTGCTCGACCGAGGAACTGACCGGCCGCGCCGTCGAGTCGTCGCTGGGCGTGCTGAACGCTCCCGCCGACGAGTCTCCGATTTCCGGCGCGGGTCTGCCGCGCTCCTCCATCACGCCGATCTCCGCGCCCGCCCCTGCGTTCGGGCCGCGGCTGACGGCCAATCCTTGA
- the cyoB gene encoding cytochrome o ubiquinol oxidase subunit I, whose amino-acid sequence MIDTSTVATHPLFGRLTLESFPYHEPIVVATFVAVVLGGIALVAALSYFRLWGYLWKEWFTTVDHKRIGIMYMVLGLIMLLRGFADAIMMRLQQAIAFGGSEGYLNAHHYDQIFTAHGVIMIFFVAMPFVTGLMNYVVPLQIGARDVSFPFLNNFSFWMTVGGAVLIMVSLFVGEFARTGWLAYPPLSNIAYSPETGVDYYIWALQIAGVGTTLSGINLICTIVKMRAPGMTMMKMPVFTWTSLCTNVLIVASFPILTATLVLLSLDRYVGTNFFTNDLGGSPMMYVNLIWIWGHPEVYILILPVFGIFSEVTSTFSGKKLFGYTSMVYATVVITILSYLVWLHHFFTMGSGASVNSFFGITTMIISIPTGAKIFNWLFTMYRGRIRFELPMMWTVAFMLTFVVGGMTGVLLAVPPADFVLHNSLFLIAHFHNVIIGGVLFGLFAGIYYWWPKAFGFRLDPFWGKVSFWCWVIGFWVAFMPLYVLGLMGVTRRLRVFEDPSLQIWFQIAAVGAVLIAAGIGSFLVQIAVSVWKRRELVDRTGDPWDGRTLEWATSSPPPDYNFAFTPMIHDNDAWWDMKKRGYKRPLGGFKAIHMPSNSGTGVILAGISVVLGFALVWYIWWLAAVSFVALLAAAIHHTFNYHRDFHIPADVVVRTENERTRLLSGQV is encoded by the coding sequence ATGATCGACACATCGACCGTCGCCACCCACCCGCTCTTCGGGCGTCTGACCCTGGAGTCCTTCCCCTATCACGAGCCCATCGTGGTCGCGACCTTCGTCGCGGTCGTGCTGGGCGGCATCGCGCTCGTCGCGGCGCTGAGCTATTTCCGGTTGTGGGGCTATCTCTGGAAGGAGTGGTTCACCACCGTCGACCACAAGCGCATCGGCATCATGTACATGGTGCTGGGCCTGATCATGCTTCTGCGCGGCTTCGCCGACGCCATCATGATGCGCCTCCAGCAGGCCATCGCCTTCGGCGGCAGCGAGGGCTACCTCAACGCGCACCATTACGACCAGATCTTCACCGCCCACGGCGTCATCATGATCTTCTTCGTGGCGATGCCCTTCGTCACGGGCCTGATGAACTACGTGGTGCCGCTGCAGATCGGCGCCCGCGACGTGTCCTTCCCGTTCCTGAACAACTTCAGCTTCTGGATGACGGTGGGCGGTGCTGTGCTGATCATGGTCTCGCTGTTCGTCGGCGAGTTCGCGCGCACCGGCTGGCTGGCCTATCCGCCGCTGTCCAACATCGCCTACAGCCCTGAGACGGGTGTCGACTATTACATCTGGGCGTTGCAGATCGCCGGCGTCGGAACAACATTGTCCGGCATCAACCTGATCTGCACGATCGTCAAGATGCGCGCCCCCGGCATGACCATGATGAAGATGCCGGTCTTCACCTGGACGTCGCTCTGCACCAACGTGCTGATCGTCGCCTCCTTCCCGATCCTGACCGCCACGCTGGTCCTGCTGTCGCTGGACCGCTACGTCGGCACGAACTTCTTCACGAACGATCTCGGCGGCAGCCCGATGATGTACGTGAACCTGATCTGGATCTGGGGCCACCCGGAAGTCTACATCCTGATCCTGCCGGTCTTCGGCATCTTCTCGGAAGTCACCTCGACCTTCTCGGGCAAGAAGCTGTTCGGCTACACCTCCATGGTCTACGCGACGGTGGTCATCACGATCCTGTCCTACCTGGTGTGGCTGCACCACTTCTTCACCATGGGGTCGGGCGCCAGCGTGAACTCGTTCTTCGGCATCACGACGATGATCATCTCGATCCCGACGGGTGCGAAGATCTTCAACTGGCTGTTCACCATGTACCGCGGCCGCATCCGGTTCGAGCTGCCGATGATGTGGACCGTCGCCTTCATGCTGACCTTCGTGGTCGGCGGCATGACGGGCGTGCTGCTGGCCGTTCCGCCGGCGGACTTCGTCCTGCACAACAGCCTGTTCCTGATCGCCCACTTCCACAACGTCATCATCGGCGGCGTGCTGTTCGGCCTGTTCGCCGGCATCTACTACTGGTGGCCCAAGGCCTTCGGCTTCCGCCTCGATCCCTTCTGGGGCAAGGTGTCCTTCTGGTGCTGGGTGATCGGCTTCTGGGTCGCCTTCATGCCGCTCTACGTCCTGGGCCTGATGGGCGTCACCCGCCGCCTGCGCGTGTTCGAGGACCCGTCGCTGCAGATCTGGTTCCAGATCGCCGCCGTGGGCGCCGTCCTGATCGCCGCGGGCATCGGTTCCTTCCTCGTCCAGATCGCTGTCAGCGTCTGGAAGCGCCGTGAACTGGTCGACCGCACGGGCGACCCGTGGGACGGCCGCACGCTGGAATGGGCGACCTCCTCGCCGCCGCCGGACTACAACTTCGCCTTCACGCCGATGATCCACGACAACGACGCGTGGTGGGACATGAAGAAGCGCGGCTACAAGCGTCCGCTTGGCGGCTTCAAGGCGATCCACATGCCCAGCAACAGCGGCACCGGCGTGATCCTGGCCGGGATCAGCGTGGTCCTCGGCTTCGCCCTGGTCTGGTACATCTGGTGGCTTGCCGCGGTGAGCTTCGTCGCCCTGCTGGCGGCCGCCATCCACCACACCTTCAACTATCACCGCGACTTCCACATCCCGGCGGACGTGGTGGTGCGGACCGAGAACGAGCGGACCCGTCTCCTCTCCGGGCAGGTGTAA
- a CDS encoding MFS transporter: MGSSTTATERDARLVNARDHRVNPGEIAIGVIIGRTSEFFDFFVYAIASVIVFPKLVFPYLDPLTGTLWSFAIFALAFVARPVGSMLFMAIDRAHGRGAKLTLSLFLLGTSTVAIAFLPSYEQIGAAAIWLLAAARIGQGLALGGAWDGLASLLALNAPENRRGWYAMIPQLGAPIGLIVASALFAYFAGNLSAEDFFSWGWRYPFFVAFAINVVALFARLRIVVTPEYTRLFESRELQPVPVTEMLRNEGMRVVLGAFAPLASFALFHMVTVFPLSWIFLYTQDTPADFLLIEVVGAFFGLGAIIASGWIADRIGRRTLLGSCAAAIAVFSGVAPLLLNGGPLGELVFMIVGFVILGLSFGQSSGVVASGFTQRYRYTGAAITSDLAWLFGAGFAPLVALVLSANFGLFSAGAYLLSGAVCTLLALWLNKTLAK; encoded by the coding sequence ATGGGATCATCGACCACGGCGACCGAACGGGACGCAAGGCTGGTCAATGCCCGCGACCACCGGGTGAATCCCGGTGAAATCGCGATTGGCGTCATCATCGGACGGACGTCCGAATTCTTCGATTTTTTCGTTTATGCCATCGCTTCGGTGATCGTCTTCCCGAAGCTGGTCTTTCCCTATCTTGACCCGCTGACCGGAACGCTGTGGTCCTTCGCGATCTTCGCGCTGGCCTTTGTCGCCCGCCCGGTGGGCAGCATGCTGTTCATGGCCATCGACCGCGCCCACGGGCGCGGCGCAAAGCTCACACTTTCCCTGTTCCTGCTGGGGACCTCGACGGTCGCCATCGCCTTCCTGCCGAGCTACGAGCAGATCGGCGCGGCGGCGATCTGGCTGCTGGCGGCGGCCCGCATCGGCCAGGGCCTGGCGCTGGGCGGCGCCTGGGACGGCCTCGCCTCGCTGCTGGCGCTGAACGCGCCGGAGAACCGCCGCGGCTGGTACGCGATGATTCCGCAGCTCGGCGCCCCCATCGGGCTGATCGTGGCGAGCGCCCTCTTCGCCTATTTCGCCGGCAACCTGTCGGCGGAGGATTTCTTCAGCTGGGGCTGGCGCTACCCGTTCTTCGTGGCCTTCGCCATCAACGTGGTGGCGCTGTTCGCGCGGCTGCGCATCGTGGTGACGCCGGAATACACCCGCCTGTTCGAAAGCCGCGAGCTTCAGCCGGTCCCGGTGACCGAGATGCTGCGCAACGAGGGCATGCGCGTCGTGCTGGGCGCCTTCGCCCCGCTGGCCAGCTTCGCGCTGTTCCACATGGTGACCGTCTTCCCGCTGTCCTGGATCTTCCTCTACACGCAGGACACGCCGGCGGACTTCCTGCTGATCGAGGTGGTCGGGGCCTTCTTCGGCCTGGGGGCCATCATCGCCTCCGGCTGGATCGCCGACCGCATCGGCCGCCGCACCCTGCTGGGAAGCTGCGCCGCGGCCATCGCCGTGTTCAGCGGCGTGGCGCCCCTGCTGCTGAACGGCGGGCCGCTGGGCGAGCTGGTCTTCATGATCGTCGGCTTCGTGATCCTGGGCCTGTCCTTCGGCCAGTCGTCGGGCGTGGTCGCGTCGGGCTTCACCCAGCGCTACCGCTACACCGGCGCGGCCATCACCTCGGACCTCGCCTGGCTGTTCGGGGCGGGCTTCGCGCCGCTGGTGGCGCTGGTGCTGTCCGCCAACTTCGGCCTGTTCTCGGCCGGCGCCTATCTGCTGTCGGGCGCGGTCTGCACGTTGCTGGCCCTGTGGCTCAACAAGACGCTGGCCAAGTGA
- a CDS encoding histidine phosphatase family protein, which yields MQQRWPQRLWIVRHGESAGNVARDAAYAAGLGRIDIAERDVDVPLSRQGEQQSEALARWFAALPPGERPDVVLTSPYRRARRTAEIIQAGGGLPVEPTEFVVDERLREKEFGILDRLTALGIAQEHPEQAEFRRLLGKFYFRPPAGESWCDVILRLRSALDTISLHHGGQRVLVVSHQVVVLCLRYLLEGMTEEQILAIDREGDVANCGVTEYAFDPAQGHSGRMQLRRYNFVAPLEVAGAPLTAEPDANAAVR from the coding sequence ATGCAGCAGCGCTGGCCGCAGAGGTTGTGGATCGTCCGTCACGGGGAAAGCGCCGGCAACGTCGCGCGCGACGCCGCCTACGCCGCCGGGCTGGGGCGGATCGACATCGCGGAGCGCGACGTCGACGTGCCGCTGAGCCGTCAGGGGGAGCAGCAGTCCGAGGCGCTGGCGCGCTGGTTCGCCGCGCTGCCGCCGGGCGAGCGGCCCGACGTGGTGCTGACCTCTCCCTACCGGCGCGCCCGCCGCACGGCGGAGATCATCCAGGCCGGGGGCGGCCTGCCGGTCGAGCCCACGGAATTCGTGGTGGACGAACGGCTGCGCGAGAAGGAGTTCGGCATCCTCGACCGGCTGACCGCGTTGGGGATCGCTCAGGAGCATCCCGAGCAGGCGGAGTTCCGCCGTCTGCTCGGCAAATTCTACTTCCGCCCGCCCGCCGGGGAGAGCTGGTGCGACGTGATTCTGCGGCTGCGCAGCGCGCTCGATACCATCAGCCTGCACCATGGCGGGCAGCGCGTGCTGGTGGTCAGCCATCAGGTCGTCGTTCTGTGCCTGCGCTACCTGCTGGAGGGCATGACGGAGGAGCAGATCCTCGCCATCGACCGCGAGGGCGACGTGGCGAATTGCGGGGTCACCGAATACGCCTTCGATCCCGCCCAAGGGCACAGCGGGCGGATGCAGCTTCGCCGTTACAACTTCGTCGCCCCGCTGGAGGTGGCCGGGGCGCCGTTGACCGCCGAGCCCGACGCCAACGCGGCTGTCCGATGA